The window ACCAATACCCTCTACTCAGGGCGGACCTAGAGCATGGAATATGGGTTTCGAAAATCCAGTAATTCTTGCGTAAATtctgtatttatattaaaaaatttactaaatatttgtaaatatctaactgtgaacccaattattattgcatattaatttaaaattatgataGGAACCCATAAGACtcaaatcttggatccgcctctgccttaaaattattatatatgctTAATAACTTCAATTGTTTTTCGAAGAAAATTTTCATACTATAAATGCTGCTATATCTTAGCCTATTAATGTCAGGTCCAATCAAATAATCGAgaaggaaagaaattaaaatcTAGACGGAAGAACCAAACCTCTAGTTAGAGACAACTCTTTTTCATTATTTATACTATCACATTATCACCTAAATTGCAAGAAATATCACAGGTGATGACACGTACCCTAAAATTTGATGAGTCATGACCTCACTCTCTTGACTGCTTCTGCATGCAAAACTATGACATAGAGAAATATCTAAATGGCAGAATTATCAATAACTACTCAGTCGGCACTCGGCACAAAACAATCATTTCTTTCCCAATTTCGAGAATTCCTATCCTCTTTTAGTGTTTCTTACTCTAGTTCTCTCATTATTAAGAAAGTCAAATAGTCACTTTTGTAAAATCTAATAAAATGGCAGCTCCGTGCACAAAATATTTGACATTTACGTAAGATTTAGAGAAAGAACACACCCCTATAGAGTATATTATAGACAACCTATTTTAAGGCCGACGTTAATAGCTGCTTCAATGGTTCGGACTCATAAGTTATAAATTACACGAAAATAGCTTCATCATTATTGCAAGGCCCCGTATTATAAAAACTGGTAAGAAAGTAAATATTGAGTTGTAAGATAAACAAAAAGGTATCATCATCACTGAGAAATACATCAGAAAGTTAAATATTTGATGAAGTTTTGAATTAGTGTTAACTATACAATCTATGCTTACAATGACAAAAATGAAGCTGAACGTCATTTTTAGTGCACCAAATGTGTAACTTTCCATCCTAATTAATAACCGTACTATACTTGCAAGTTTTTTTTATCATCAATAATGGAGTAATGACAAGGAAGTCACCGATAAAGTTGATGTCATGTTACTAGAAAGTTATGAATTCGAGCCGTGAAAAGAGCCTTTTATAAGACTGCATGCAAGATTCTTATGATTCGGTCCTTTCTCGGATCCCATATATAACGAAAGTTTAATGcatcatatttttttttaatggaGTTATGAATAAACCGAGCTATTTATTAATTTAACCATTTTATATTCACAAACTTACCCTTATCTACTCAGCCATTTTATATGCAAGCTGTACGTCGATCACTCTTTGTTCCTTTTTACCTACACATGGCATCCATTGAACCTCCTTTTCAGGACACAATTTTGTCTCTTCCATTTTCATTCCTCTATAAAAAGGCAATGCAATTCCATTTTTCATTCTCATTCCACTAATAACACTTAAACAGTTTCCAAATATATACTCTGAAAATGACTTCTTTGTCTTCCTTTAATATTAAACTTAGTTTGCTTGTAGTAATATTTATaagttgtttggttgttgaataTTCTGCTAGTGATCTTAATCAAGATTTTGGTATTACGTGGGGAAATGATAGGGGAAAAATACTAAATAATGGGGAGCTTCTTACTCTTACACTTGATAATACTTCTGGCTCTGGTTTTGAATCAAAGAAAGAATACTTgtttggtaaaattgatatgcAAATCAAATTGGTCCCTGGGAATTCTGCTGGCACTGTCACTGCTTactatgtaattttttttttttttttttttttgcattagaTTATTATTAAAATGAAGTCTTGGCGTAACCATGTGATAGGAGGTTAGGGTTTAACCCATGAAAATAGCCTCCTGCATTTTctaaggttgcgtacaatagatccttgtggtGATCTGGTCTTTTTTTCAGATCCCGCGCATAGCAGAAGTTTAGTAAAGTTGTCGTCACATGATCAAGAGGTTACTGGTTCGATCCGTGAAAACAGCCTTCTGCAGAAATGCAGGGAaagactgcgtacaataaacCCTTATGGTCCGATCTTTTTTCAGACCTCGCACTGCGAAAGCTTAGTGCACCAGACTCCCTTTTTTAACattattattataaattattttttcccaaaaaaaaggttttgatattttatttgttatttttttgatatgttttttttttttttttgtgaatttagTTGTCATCACAAGGATCAAACCATGATGAGATAGACTTTGAGTTTCTTGGGAATTTGAGTGGAGAGCCATACACAGTGCATACAAATGTGTATACACAAGGCAAAGGTGAAAGAGAGCAGCAATTTCATTTGTGGTTTGATCCTACTGCAGATTTCCACACTTACTCTGTCCTTTGGAATCCACAAACGATTGTGTAAGTAgtctaactattttttttttaaagaagttaCGTGTTTCTTTTACATCTAAATATGTGTTTGTGTACCACGAAAATAGTAACTAGGCCAAGAGTTTTTTCCCCTATAATATGTACTCTTTAACTTATCTATATTGACATTTCAAAAGATTAAATTCAGAACTCATTTAGTAACACCTTATCACCTTATGTCGGCAACAAACCTGGTGAgaatcccacaagtagggtcgGGATCGGGTCGGGATAGGATGTACGCGACCTTATCTCTC is drawn from Nicotiana tabacum cultivar K326 chromosome 9, ASM71507v2, whole genome shotgun sequence and contains these coding sequences:
- the LOC107803964 gene encoding putative xyloglucan endotransglucosylase/hydrolase protein 25, with the translated sequence MTSLSSFNIKLSLLVVIFISCLVVEYSASDLNQDFGITWGNDRGKILNNGELLTLTLDNTSGSGFESKKEYLFGKIDMQIKLVPGNSAGTVTAYYLSSQGSNHDEIDFEFLGNLSGEPYTVHTNVYTQGKGEREQQFHLWFDPTADFHTYSVLWNPQTIVFSVDNVPIREFKNLEDKGVAFPKSQPMKLYSSLWDADEWATRGGLIKTDWSNAPFSASYRNFNAHTCTNNSNSSCSILAAKLDPVSQERLRWVQQKFMIYNYCTDTKRFPQGFPLECSTT